In a genomic window of Bombina bombina isolate aBomBom1 chromosome 8, aBomBom1.pri, whole genome shotgun sequence:
- the LOC128638212 gene encoding uncharacterized protein LOC128638212 has product MQREAVLHFQSKTQHQLLLSFFCRWKNKFLSLKKKQHYRTLETLKSVQRWRAATRGRQALNLHSSSSVKEACNYWTNVSSISLHRRNHHATIGSKKMKKVILSIALTIREQRELGCIRLKSNTEWLLQSAFCSWLLTYRRQGAQPALADTNTYTDSSGVYLTEHNTSPPCQEHARELNHKGGLTERMHKFQLRCKINELRKTWLHWKGLYSTQLVLRELERQRLLKNSWNVWRRRYLQSCTTQQVLAREERCLLYQIFTKWRQNTNRSKKNKYGYTEL; this is encoded by the exons ATGCAGAGGGAAGCAGTTCTTCATTTCCAGTCTAAAACTCAGCACCAGCTTCTCCTATCATTTTTCTGCCGGTGGAAAAATAAGTTTCTTTCCTTGAAGAAAAAACAGCACTACAGAACACTAGAGACAttgaaaagtgtgcaaagatggaGAGCAGCCACCAGGGGGCGCCAAGCCCTTAATTTACACTCATCATCTTCCGTTAAAGAG gcttgTAACTACTGGACAAACGTTTCATCAATCTCATTACACAGGCGCAATCACCACGCAACAATTGGAAGCAAAAAAATGAAGAAAGTAATTCTCTCTATAGCTTTAA CAATCAGAGAACAGAGAGAGTTAGGCTGCATCCGTCTTAAGTCTAACACTGAATGGCTCCTGCAAAGTGCTTTTTGTAGCTGGCTGCTGACGTACAGGCGACAAGGAGCACAACCTGCACTAGCTGATACAAATACTTATACAGACAGCAGCGGAGTTTACCTTACTGAGCACAACACGTCTCCTCCCTGTCAGGAGCATGCaag ggagcTGAATCACAAAGGCGGTCTCACAGAACGCATGCACAAATTTCAGCTCCGATGTAAAATTAATGAATTAAGGAAAACCTGGCTTCACTGGAAAGGGTTATACAGCACCCAGTTAGTGTTACGTGAACTT GAGCGCCAGAGGTTGCTAAAGAACAGCTGGAACGTTTGGAGACGACGTTACCTCCAGAGTTGCACTACTCAGCAAGTTTTAGCGAGAGAGGAGAGGTGCCTTCTCTACCAG